In Aquimarina sp. TRL1, a single window of DNA contains:
- the dnaA gene encoding chromosomal replication initiator protein DnaA: protein MNITAQSVWDNCLSFIEDNITPQAFKTWFEPIKAVKLTDSALSVQVPSKFFYEWLEEHYVNLLKVSLTRELGENAKLVYVIKMENTYGNKKPFTEKIPSANRTAVSPQEVDVPIKSKNPELKNPFIIPGIRNVKIESQLNPSYNFENFLEGDSNRLARSASMAVANKPGGTSFNPLLIFGGVGLGKTHLAHAIGVNIKDNYPEKTVLYISAEKFTQQYIESVKKNNRNDFIHFYQIIDVLIVDDIQLLSGKAGTQDVFFHIFNHLHQNGKQVILTSDKAPVDMQDIEQRLLSRFKWGLSAELHQPDFETRVSIIKNKLYRDGVEMPEDIVEFLANNIKTNIRELEGAIISLIAHSSFNKKDITIDLAKAIVDNYVKNTKKEVSIDYIQKVVSDYFQMDVETLQSKTRKRHIVQARQLAMFFAKKLTKASLASIGTQIGKRDHATVLHACKTVDNLSSTDKQFRKYVEDLGKKLTL, encoded by the coding sequence ATGAATATCACTGCGCAATCAGTTTGGGATAATTGTCTATCTTTTATAGAAGATAACATAACACCGCAAGCTTTTAAAACTTGGTTTGAACCCATCAAAGCGGTCAAATTAACCGATAGTGCATTAAGTGTCCAGGTCCCTAGTAAATTCTTTTACGAATGGCTCGAAGAACACTATGTAAACTTATTAAAGGTTTCTCTTACCAGAGAACTAGGAGAAAACGCTAAATTGGTATATGTCATAAAAATGGAAAACACTTATGGCAACAAAAAACCATTTACCGAAAAAATTCCAAGTGCTAACCGAACAGCAGTTAGCCCTCAGGAAGTTGATGTTCCTATTAAAAGTAAAAATCCGGAATTAAAAAATCCTTTTATCATTCCGGGAATTAGAAATGTAAAAATAGAATCTCAACTAAACCCCAGTTATAATTTCGAAAATTTCCTGGAAGGAGACTCTAACAGACTCGCTCGTTCTGCGAGTATGGCGGTTGCTAACAAACCCGGAGGAACCTCTTTCAACCCTCTTTTAATTTTCGGAGGTGTTGGTCTTGGAAAAACACACTTAGCACACGCTATTGGTGTCAACATAAAAGACAACTACCCAGAAAAAACAGTACTATATATATCTGCAGAGAAATTCACTCAACAATATATCGAATCTGTAAAAAAGAACAATCGAAATGATTTTATTCACTTTTACCAGATTATCGATGTTCTGATTGTTGATGATATTCAATTACTATCTGGTAAAGCAGGTACCCAAGATGTATTCTTCCATATCTTTAACCACCTACACCAAAATGGGAAACAGGTTATTCTTACCAGTGACAAAGCACCGGTAGATATGCAGGATATTGAACAGAGATTATTATCCCGATTCAAATGGGGATTATCCGCAGAATTACACCAACCAGATTTCGAAACAAGAGTCTCTATTATCAAAAATAAATTATATAGAGACGGTGTAGAGATGCCTGAAGATATCGTAGAATTTCTAGCGAATAACATCAAGACCAACATACGTGAATTAGAAGGAGCAATTATTTCATTAATCGCTCACTCCTCTTTCAACAAAAAAGATATCACAATAGACCTAGCCAAAGCTATTGTAGACAATTACGTAAAAAACACCAAGAAGGAAGTATCTATTGATTACATCCAAAAAGTAGTAAGTGACTATTTCCAGATGGACGTAGAAACACTACAATCAAAGACCCGAAAAAGACATATTGTGCAAGCGAGGCAATTGGCTATGTTTTTTGCTAAAAAACTCACAAAAGCTTCTTTAGCTAGTATTGGCACTCAAATCGGAAAAAGAGATCACGCAACTGTTTTACACGCCTGTAAAACAGTCGACAACCTATCTTCCACCGATAAACAGTTCAGAAAATATGTTGAAGATCTAGGTAAAAAACTAACCCTATAA
- a CDS encoding low molecular weight protein-tyrosine-phosphatase — protein MATKILMVCLGNICRSPLAEGILQSKLPPEEFIIDSCGTSSHHIGEKPDLRSIETASVNHIDISNQRAAQLTKKHLDTYDIIYAMDQSNYDNILKLSSPDNKDKVKLILNESHPNKNLGVPDPYYGGTQGFEDVFNMLNDACDIIAHRLKK, from the coding sequence ATGGCTACTAAAATTCTAATGGTATGCTTAGGGAACATCTGCAGATCTCCTCTGGCAGAAGGTATCCTACAATCTAAACTACCACCTGAAGAATTTATTATAGATTCCTGCGGAACCAGTAGCCATCATATAGGAGAAAAGCCCGACCTCAGATCCATAGAAACTGCCTCCGTAAATCATATCGATATCTCAAATCAAAGAGCTGCACAACTAACAAAAAAGCATCTCGATACTTATGATATCATATACGCTATGGATCAAAGCAATTATGACAACATTCTCAAACTGTCCTCTCCTGACAATAAAGACAAGGTTAAATTAATTCTTAACGAATCCCATCCTAATAAAAACTTAGGTGTTCCTGATCCATATTACGGAGGAACTCAGGGGTTCGAAGATGTTTTTAATATGCTTAATGACGCTTGTGACATCATTGCACATCGTTTGAAAAAGTAA
- a CDS encoding SAM-dependent methyltransferase, whose translation MEFTPINTKGTLYLIPTRLGDDVPLEVLPISIKKVLEQVNHYIVENEKPARRFIKKISPSKSQKNLIIQSVNKYTDSSEIPSYLNPCLNGQSIGLLSDAGCPGIADPGAEIVRLAHEKGIKVTPLVGPSSILLAMMSSGMNGQNFTFNGYLPIDKNERKTTIKQLEKTSLEKQQAQIFIETPYRNDKMLEDLKSILHPTTRLCVACDITLTSELILTKTIKDWQKEKVDLHKKPTIFIIQRDY comes from the coding sequence ATGGAGTTCACCCCTATAAACACCAAAGGAACCTTATACCTAATCCCAACAAGACTTGGAGATGACGTCCCTTTAGAAGTACTACCTATCTCTATTAAAAAGGTTCTTGAACAAGTAAACCACTATATTGTTGAAAACGAAAAACCCGCTAGGCGTTTTATAAAAAAAATAAGCCCCAGCAAATCTCAAAAAAACTTAATTATACAATCTGTAAACAAATACACAGATAGTTCAGAAATCCCCAGTTACCTAAACCCCTGTCTAAACGGACAGTCAATTGGACTATTATCCGATGCCGGCTGCCCCGGAATTGCCGACCCTGGGGCTGAGATTGTACGATTAGCACATGAAAAAGGAATAAAAGTCACTCCACTTGTTGGTCCTTCCTCTATATTACTAGCTATGATGAGTAGCGGAATGAATGGACAAAATTTCACTTTTAACGGCTATTTACCCATTGATAAAAATGAAAGAAAAACCACCATCAAGCAACTGGAAAAAACTTCTTTAGAAAAACAACAAGCACAAATCTTTATAGAAACCCCATACAGAAATGACAAAATGCTCGAAGATTTAAAAAGCATACTACATCCAACCACCAGATTATGTGTCGCCTGTGACATAACACTTACCTCTGAACTGATTCTTACTAAAACGATCAAAGATTGGCAAAAAGAAAAGGTAGATCTTCATAAAAAACCTACCATCTTTATTATACAAAGAGACTATTAA
- a CDS encoding peptidoglycan-binding protein LysM produces the protein MVRKIVGASIILTVGGITSLSFTSKSSSDFSSYSTAGLDLEYVVPNFDEIEDGEGIEMMPKLGMSYIGFKEALAFKESRGNYAVINQFGYLGKYQFGLSTLELLGIRSKSDFLDSSELQEKAFYANVARNKWILRRDIKRFVGRRINGVEVTESGMLAAAHLAGAGAVKKYLRSGGVEGFEDAFGTTVRYYMKRFAGYDLSFVVMQRNAKVVL, from the coding sequence ATGGTAAGAAAGATAGTAGGGGCTTCGATAATACTTACAGTGGGAGGTATAACTTCTTTAAGTTTTACATCAAAAAGCTCAAGTGATTTTAGTTCTTATAGTACTGCAGGATTGGATTTGGAATATGTGGTGCCTAATTTTGACGAAATCGAAGATGGAGAAGGAATAGAGATGATGCCTAAGTTAGGGATGTCTTATATCGGTTTTAAAGAAGCTTTGGCTTTTAAAGAATCCAGAGGGAATTATGCGGTAATTAATCAATTTGGGTATTTAGGAAAATACCAGTTTGGTTTAAGTACCTTAGAATTGCTGGGAATTAGAAGTAAGAGTGATTTCTTAGATTCTTCAGAACTTCAGGAAAAAGCATTTTATGCAAATGTGGCTCGAAATAAGTGGATTTTGAGAAGAGATATCAAAAGATTTGTTGGTAGAAGGATTAATGGAGTAGAGGTAACAGAATCAGGAATGCTAGCTGCAGCTCATTTAGCAGGAGCAGGAGCGGTAAAAAAATACCTGAGAAGTGGAGGTGTAGAAGGGTTTGAAGATGCTTTTGGAACCACAGTTCGATATTATATGAAACGATTTGCTGGTTATGATCTGTCTTTTGTAGTGATGCAGCGAAATGCAAAGGTGGTTTTGTAA